The following are from one region of the Aulosira sp. FACHB-615 genome:
- a CDS encoding DUF1257 domain-containing protein codes for MSHFTTIKVQIKRGEILHEVLQELGYQVECNTNVRGYQGNTTQAEYVIRQKNGYDLGFRRNGENYEIVADFWGAKINQQQFVNSISHKYAYKTLMVTVQEQGFNVEDEEVLKDGTVRVVVGRWV; via the coding sequence ATGTCTCATTTCACAACCATCAAAGTACAAATCAAACGCGGTGAAATTCTGCATGAAGTTTTGCAAGAACTAGGCTATCAAGTTGAGTGCAATACTAATGTTCGTGGATATCAAGGAAATACCACTCAAGCCGAGTATGTAATTCGCCAAAAAAACGGTTATGATTTGGGCTTTCGCCGCAATGGGGAGAATTACGAAATAGTAGCCGATTTTTGGGGCGCAAAAATTAATCAACAACAATTTGTTAACTCAATTAGTCACAAATATGCTTATAAAACTTTAATGGTAACAGTGCAAGAACAAGGTTTTAATGTTGAAGATGAAGAAGTATTAAAAGATGGCACTGTGCGGGTAGTAGTTGGGCGTTGGGTTTAA
- a CDS encoding AAA family ATPase, with protein sequence MSNLPQNGTHSSENQQYASLIEQLDLMIRARYPLLYVISVEEEPVEEVLLQVAARSAPQRQVLFWDIVRGWSDNGADKGSVMAALLRIAKADSQTAAMFVLRDLHPFVKNPTTEKNAPIVRELRNLARELKRSRKTIITTSHTLELPDELLQEVTVVDFPLPSVSEIDYLITQLVVPDKLNIAGLAREQLIKACQGLSRTRISRVLAKALAAKQQVNESDIDGVLEEKKQAIRQTGILEFFTPQESLKRVGGLDQLKQWVLMRQDAFTEEARRYGIPNPKGMLLVGIQGTGKSLSAKTIAHEWRLPLLRLDSGRLFGGIVGESESRVRQMIQITEAMAPCVLWIDEIDKAFGNITSGVDGDSGTSRRVFGSLITWMQEKTSPVFIVATANNVQILPAELLRKGRFDEIFFLNLPTETERQEIFKVHLQRLRPNRLREFNLISLAKQTQNFSGAEIEQVIIDAMHQAFSTRIEGQRRDFNTEDILQAIAQTVPLAAIARDQIEALKQWAAEAGARAASNDIQLVEELKQYSNQKGIGPLEVD encoded by the coding sequence ATGAGCAATTTGCCACAAAATGGAACTCATAGCAGCGAGAATCAGCAATACGCTTCTTTGATAGAACAACTTGATTTGATGATTCGGGCGCGGTATCCCTTACTGTATGTGATTTCTGTGGAAGAAGAACCTGTAGAAGAAGTGCTGTTGCAAGTTGCAGCGCGTTCTGCGCCTCAGCGACAGGTGTTATTTTGGGATATTGTGCGGGGTTGGAGTGATAATGGTGCGGATAAAGGTTCTGTGATGGCGGCTTTATTACGCATTGCGAAAGCTGACTCGCAAACAGCAGCAATGTTTGTGCTGCGGGATTTGCATCCGTTTGTGAAAAATCCTACCACTGAGAAGAATGCACCGATTGTTAGGGAATTACGAAACTTAGCACGGGAGTTAAAGCGATCGCGTAAAACTATCATCACCACCAGTCATACTTTAGAACTTCCCGATGAACTACTGCAAGAGGTGACAGTTGTTGATTTTCCCTTACCCAGCGTCAGCGAAATCGATTATTTAATTACTCAGTTAGTCGTCCCAGATAAATTAAATATTGCAGGCTTGGCGCGAGAACAATTAATTAAAGCTTGTCAAGGTTTAAGCCGCACTCGCATTTCTAGGGTTTTGGCAAAAGCTTTAGCCGCCAAACAGCAGGTAAATGAGTCTGATATTGATGGTGTATTAGAAGAAAAAAAACAAGCAATTCGCCAAACAGGCATTTTAGAGTTTTTCACACCCCAAGAATCACTCAAGCGCGTTGGGGGATTAGATCAACTCAAACAATGGGTATTGATGCGCCAAGATGCTTTTACCGAAGAAGCCAGACGCTACGGTATTCCTAATCCCAAGGGGATGTTACTGGTGGGAATACAGGGAACGGGTAAATCTCTTTCAGCGAAAACTATTGCCCATGAATGGCGTTTACCCCTACTGAGGTTAGATTCTGGACGGTTGTTTGGTGGAATTGTCGGTGAAAGCGAAAGCCGAGTCCGCCAAATGATTCAGATAACCGAAGCAATGGCCCCTTGTGTATTGTGGATTGATGAAATTGACAAAGCCTTTGGCAATATTACCAGTGGGGTTGATGGGGATTCAGGTACATCGCGGCGGGTATTTGGCAGTTTAATTACTTGGATGCAGGAGAAAACCAGCCCAGTTTTTATTGTCGCCACTGCCAATAATGTGCAGATATTACCAGCCGAGTTGTTACGCAAAGGCAGATTCGATGAGATTTTCTTTTTGAATTTACCAACAGAAACAGAACGCCAAGAGATTTTTAAAGTGCATTTGCAAAGGTTACGTCCCAACCGCCTGCGGGAATTTAATTTAATTTCCTTGGCGAAACAAACACAAAACTTCAGTGGTGCGGAAATTGAACAAGTAATTATTGATGCTATGCACCAAGCATTTTCCACAAGAATAGAAGGACAAAGACGAGACTTCAATACAGAAGATATTTTACAGGCAATAGCGCAGACTGTACCCTTAGCTGCGATCGCCCGTGACCAAATCGAAGCCTTAAAGCAATGGGCAGCAGAAGCCGGTGCCAGGGCAGCGTCCAATGATATTCAATTAGTGGAGGAATTAAAACAATACTCAAACCAAAAAGGCATTGGCCCTTTAGAGGTCGATTAA